The DNA sequence GTGTAGAGTCCAATAGGTAACAGTATATGCAACTTATAGTGACAGTGCGTGTAGAGTCCAATAGGTAACAGTATATGCAACGTATAGTGACAGTGCGTGTAGAGTCCAATAGGTAACAGTATATGCAACTTATAGTGACAGTGCGTGTAGAGTCCAATAGGTAACAGTATATGCAACTTATAGTGACAGTGCGTGTAGAGTCCAATAGGTAACAGTATATGCAACTTATAGTGACAGTGCGTGTAGAGTCCAATAGGTAACAGTATATGCAACTTATAGTGACAGTGCGTGTAGAGTCCAATAGGTAACAGTATATGCAACTTATAGTGACAGTGCGTGTAGAGTCCAATAGGCATCAGGCAAGTGTCAATGGGCATGCCAACGCGAGGTTGTTCAGATTTCGTTGTTATTTTCTGAACTTACTGGAGAATTTACAGAAACATGGCGTATGGAAAGGTTATTCCAACGACTCATGAACGTCTTACCTGGACAAGAACGTCCACTGGGAGATGTTCATAAGATGGATACTAATGAAACAAGGGTCGATGTTGCTATTCAGGCAACAAATGATGAAGAAAGATCCGTCCAAAACGAGTTACACTATCACTTTTATCGCCACTTTCTGGAGATGTCGTAACGGTTGCTACAACTATTCCGTAAATTTATCATTCGTACTTTGATTTTGTACAAAGGTCGTTCCTAAAGTGATGTTGTATAAGTATCGTCCTGACAGCTATGCAAAACATCATCATCGTTCCTAGTGGAACAATGTGATCGCTATATAGCAGACCATCATTCCGACCGCGGTATCAGATATCGTTCCTACCGTTTGTGTCAAGGTGCATCCCTCCCTTGATGGTTGAACGTCATTTTCGGATTCAAACTCCATTGAGAATTCTCTGGaccagggtctgtacgacactCGGAGTGTTGGGGGCAGTTTGTTTACATCGGAGCAGCCGTTGTGAatcacagttatctcccctgatgGGTTGTTGTCACAGGGCTTGAAACGGAAGGTGATGTGGAAAGACTTGCCCAGAGTGTTGCTCTTGAAGAAAGGGATTGCGACACTGGAATCTTCGAACAAGGCACAGCCCCCGCCTACAGCAGTGGGATCTTGGACGATGCGGGCGCTGTCGGGCCTGGTTCGTTTGAGCCATAGACCACGTGACAGGTCCTCTATAGCTTGGTCAAAGGTCATGTTTAACATCACGAGGCATGGTGAAGGAACAGCTGTAAGAAATACATACTCATTAAATATTGCTAATCTTAATGGGACCATTTAGAtctaatatatatgtttgtttatttattgacTGCTAGTCTTAATAACTAATTTGACACAACATTTCTGAATCAGTTTTCATTATCACACATTTTGCTCATATGGGAGTGGGCGAAAGAGTGACTGAGATTTTAGCAACATTACAATATCACGACAGCAGGTCACCTGAAATGGGCTCTACAATTTGTATCCACGTGGAGACTCCAACGCGGGTTTCCGGTTTGTCGAACTTAAGCTTTATCTACTAGGCTATCCACCTCCCTTGTTTATACCGAACACGTTAGCGCGGGACGCCAAAACATCGGGTTCAGTTCCCTACATGGGCATTCGTGAAGTCAAGTTTTGCTACGTCCCATACAATGCTGAATAATTGCAAAACGGAAAAAACAGTCAAGGAAGACACAATTTTTAAGATAGCTTTATATTAGCTAAGGCACCATATTGATACTATCTTGCAGTGGGGCCATCGTTACTGCCTGGCGTTTTGATGCCTCACAACAATCACTGCCACCTGGTTCAACCCCTATGCACATGCATTCGCAGCAGTTCACAGTCTTAATATTGGATTATCATCTTACATCCACGTTGTGTGAAAACAACCCAAGCTTATGCTACAACAGACGTATTCAGAATTGCCGGaatatcattcaaaacaaaataaggGACAACTAAATATTCAAGTATATTGAATAAACTGGTTATATAGTTCTTCAAGTAATCatttacaaaaaacaacaactcagATTGCGTTTCACCTGTCTattagaaaaattaaaagagaGCGACATTCATTGCTAAATATCCTGTGTAGAAACACGTGCATTTGTGTATAAGCAATAACAGAAATCGATATCGATTGAAAAAGGCGCAGTAAAACATTAATATAGAAAATATAGCACTTTCTTCTGTAAAATCAAATACCAATATGAAATATCTTTTCTAGGACTTCTCATTGTTGGAGAATATATGCTTCGGTACCCATAGGGgccagtagggtagcctaattgTTAAAGAGTTCTTTCGTCACTCCAACGGCCCAGGTTTGCTGATgactaattctaacccgaatcttcatgggtcatgAACCTGCGATCGCGGGTGTTAAGCCCCGTTAGCCTCGATTGTGTTTGTCAACACTATACCCAGAACAAGGAATATCTTAAATATCCTCCCACATGAAGCTAACACTCtgatacagctgaaatactgttaacCGAATTCGAAGTGATCAAAGCATCTCATTCAGTTGATCTTGATAAAACCATGCCATGCCTAGGTCCTACCTTGATTTTGTTCCACTCTGCGAGGGGGGAAGGTCCTATCCGGACCCCATTCACACCTGCAGGTGTTCTGGTCCCAGATCAGACCGGTGTAGAAAGGCCAGTTGCAGTCTTCTGTGATCCACCCGTTGTCAGTCTTCCTGGCATACATGCTGGGGTTCTCTGGGTGTGGTTGGTGGAAGTTGCAGTTGGGGCCCTCCACCTCTTGGTCTTCATCCGGGACGGGCGTGGTAGGAACAGCAGTGGTAGTTGGTGGGGGAGGGGTGGTGGTCCTCCGTATCCCGTCCCTACATTGACAAGCATCGTGGTCGTATATCTGGTACAGGTTACACTCTTGGTCGATCCATTGCGATCTCCAACCGTTCCGAGAGAAAATCTGATAGGCGTTTTCCTGAGTCGGGTGAGGTCGTTTTACCCCCCTACGGCATTCTGAATGACAAAGTTACTGAAATTACCATTTTTGAAATAATTCACTATTTGACTCATAATAAGGATCAGAGTATTTAATACCATTAACTTAGCTGTTTTACTTACGTGCAATTTTGGTTTCTAAGTAATATTACTTTCAGTTACAGAAAGGAtgtgatgaatatttttttcgtACATGACAAAAACGAATTCATATACATGAGAAACGAAATTTCATCTTTTTAGTGGGAGTCATTTCGTTTTTGCTGACCTTTACCACATGAAATCATTGTTAATTGATTGAAATTTATACCCTCAAACGCCTCATGCCTATTACAAAACACTGCATCGCCTTGCCAATACCGTATTGTAAATAGTGTTTatgtccggaacatattatggaTGTATGGGTGCAAAAAGACCTTAGAAAGCAGAGGCAGTGAAGTTAAAGGAGCAAATCCCATCAATATCCCATATGAGTTAACTTATATCAACGCTAACCCATTGCAGGCAAAAACGAAACGACACTTGATATCATCCAGTAGAGAAAATATCTAAGCCAACTAAAGTTACCAAATACATACCATTTAAAATTTGTCCATTAGTTAGCACGACAAATAAAGtcaccaacaaaaaacaaattggATTCTGAAAATGCAAGAAAACGTGTCGCATAAAAACCTTTGAGAAATTAACAAGTGGCAGGAATATTCATGTAAATTCAAAACGATTAAGTTTGAATATAATTATAACGTTAATGAGTAGTTCTATTCATTACTAAAACCCACAATTTCAAGTTATTTTTTCACTTAAAGAATCAAAACCGTTTCGACAGACAGATATGACGTAGTAAGCAGCGTGATCACGAAACAATATCTCATCAAACCAGAAAGATTATACTGTTTTGGACACGAAACAATATCTCTATCAAACCAGAAAGGTTATACTGTTTTGGACACGAAACAATATCTCATCAAACCAGAAAGATTATACTGTTTTGGACACGAAAAAATATCTCTATCAAAACAGAAAGGTTATACTGTTTTGGACAAACCAGAAAGATTATTCTGATTTGGACAAACCAGAAAGGTTATACTGTTTTGGACAAACCAGAAAGGTTATACTGTTTTGGACAAACCAGAAAAGTTATACTGTTTTAGATACAAAACAAAGGAAGTAAGAAACAATTACTCATACATTGTCGTCCAAACTTAAATCAATGCGCAGTGATCAACGTTAACAAAGCAATTACAGTATAGTTCCGGGTAAAGACCCCATGCTACTACATACCTTATACATAGTTATGCTTCCAGTGTTCAAATAAGTTAAGTAAAGGCTGAGAAAAACTCCGTTCTTTCGTTTTATACGAAGCCCCTGGAGTGTCCAACCAAAGTCAAATTGGCCGGAGGTGGAAAGCGGCTTATGGGTGATTTTCTCTACTAAttgatatttacatatacaAATCCTTTCGCGTGGGCAAACTCAATTTAACCAATGAAAGACCGTGTTCGCGAGACTACGTCATAAGGTCAAGACAACAGAAAGCTGCGTGCCAAGAGAAACGTTTCCTTCAAGAACagacttgtttgtttgtcaagACTGAATTCTGTGAAGAGGAGAAAAAAAAGTTGTTTCTACCTACATAAACAAATTTTACTTATAGTTCTACGTGCCTAGACACcataaattgtgtttattttcagttttaatgttgttgttgtttttgcagATGAATAACTTGTTTTAATATATCGAACGTTGATATAACCCTGTATTAAACCGAATTCAAGTGATGAGGACGATGTTATGAATACTGGCAACATTTAACTACGTACGCATTTAGAAATATGTGCATTTCAATACTTCAGGTATTGTGACGGGTGTCATGTCGTCATTCAGAACAGGTGCCTTAATGTAACGCTTGTAATATAAAACCAATATAATCCTCGCCTTATTCTAGACATAATTCACAGGGACATATACAAATATGAGAAAATCACAGGTACATTTAAACTGGAAGCAGTTAAGGTCTTGCCTTCATAACAGTAAATGCCGCGAGATGCTTCATTCCTCAAAAACAAACCTCTAGGATTAGTGGTGGGTACTTGCGCCCCCTGTTTTATTTTCCTATTTGAACAGTCTCTTCTTTCCTTCTCGCAAACCAGCGTTATTGTTTGCACGCAGTTTAAAATTTCTGAGACCAAAATTCTCCCTAAACAAGTTAAGTTTACAAACGGATATGAGTTCGCGACGTCCAATATACAGCGATATTTGAGACGTTCCGGCTAGCGTCAATGTCGTTTGTGTTGTCAAGATGATTGGATATGCAGCCCAGAACGTGTTCCTCCACTGGTTGAGATACAGCgcatatattttttaagaaGGCCAGCTTAGTCTGTGAAAAGCGCCCTCACTTACAGTATACACACACCTGTAGTCAAGACATCAGGGCCATACCTCATATACCTTAAGGGAAATAGGCTGTTTCTTCACTATTTTAATTACTTCTGCAAATTTTTAAGAAATCCGAAAATCAACAGAACGTTGTTTTTCAATTCCCTGTGCAATGTGAAGATCGTCAGCGTAATCCTTCAATAAGCACGTGGCGTTTTCTACAACGAAGAGACTGTGCATGGAATGAGCATACCTACAGCGTAAATACTACCGTCCTTTAACCCTATGGCCATATATTGCACCCGTGAAACTTGTCAGCAGTAAATGAATAGGTGGTGTTCATGGAGATAGTTTTAGCCCTTACTTATTAATGTTAACAACAGAATGTCTGTCGATTTAGAATAAAGTTCTGCTTTCATTTTTTAGTTGATATTTGAGTAAGAGGTGACTGTATCCACACAAAAAATCATGTTAACGTTCTACAGCATAGAATGCCCATAGTTAGTTGGGACACTCCCATATAAGACATGCACGTAACTTTGAATGTTCGTAACATGTAATTGCAGATTAAGAAAAACACAAATACAACGAGTGTGACAGGAGCATTTATTGAAAACATTAACGAAGGTAATAACCCtaaaaatatcacagaaaatatcAATGTGCAGCTAAAACGGAATTCACAGACTGTAGATTTATGCTGATGCTTCATCTCTTAATGAATGAGGATAATGGATATGGAACACGTCATTATAGACATAGCCATACCAAATATAAATAGAAGGAAGCAGTTCGTAATCTCTCTCAagaaaactaaaacattaaTAACTTAAAAATAGTTTTACTCCATATTTGTATTAAAATCATTTTAAAGTAAATATTCGTAATATAGTATTAATAAAAACAGACCCAACATGGAACCCATTCCTATGAGGTTGTTGAAACAAATGTTTATAACGCATACTAAATACATGTTGATCAGGTCAAAATTGTTAGACAGTCAGTCTCTTAAAATATAAATGGAGAACAAAACggataaacaaaacacatttgctCTGATTCGAACGGTCACGTCTACATTCCTCCAACATATGACTGATGTTACCTGGTCTCTTTCCACACAGCGACCTAATATAGCAGTTACGACCACCGAAGCGCAAATAATAACATCGGTTCGGAGAACGTGGCCCAGTACAGCAGAGGCGGCTCTCTATCTCCTGTCGTTTTTAAATGTCGTTTAAAATGAGACACAACGACCAGGACCCACTTTCACACagtgatcttagcactaaaAGCATTTTTTAGTTTTAGTCTATGTTAGAATATAGCAGTTACGATCGTCGTAGTTTACGATCGATTTTGTAAAGCGA is a window from the Haliotis asinina isolate JCU_RB_2024 chromosome 9, JCU_Hal_asi_v2, whole genome shotgun sequence genome containing:
- the LOC137297350 gene encoding uncharacterized protein; the protein is MYKNPICFLLVTLFVVLTNGQILNECRRGVKRPHPTQENAYQIFSRNGWRSQWIDQECNLYQIYDHDACQCRDGIRRTTTPPPPTTTAVPTTPVPDEDQEVEGPNCNFHQPHPENPSMYARKTDNGWITEDCNWPFYTGLIWDQNTCRCEWGPDRTFPPRRVEQNQAVPSPCLVMLNMTFDQAIEDLSRGLWLKRTRPDSARIVQDPTAVGGGCALFEDSSVAIPFFKSNTLGKSFHITFRFKPCDNNPSGEITVIHNGCSDVNKLPPTLRVSYRPWSREFSMEFESENDVQPSREGCTLTQTGSGWYDVDIRYEDNFLEVSVNNAICIRSSLFSGDIKTTDCPLTLPGEKSCVHLDEMVITRGCPQV